TTGGTCATCATGATTCAATTAGTTCAACCATAGTTGAATAgcataaataactaaaaaaagtaaaaatactaaaaataagaATCGATTGAACCAACCACGGTTAAACTAGTTCAATAAGACTCTATCAAACcctgttacaaaaaaaagacTATTAAAACAAAAACCAAACCAATTGGCAAACTGGACGGTTCCGATTCATCCAGTTGAACCAGCTCATTCAATATGAATTCTTGAAACATTGATAAACACTCaatgtcatttttttattattattgggcCAACTTGGGCTGATATCGAAAAAAACAAATGATCAATATGGATCCAACCTAGATAAAGAATTCTTGAAAAATGAGAGGTCATTTTATTGGACTCAATACAACAAATGATcgataaatatttttattgattatgatGATCTTGCCTATATGAATGACTCAATGCCAAAATCCTCCTTCTCATATTCTCTTACAGTTTCCAGTATATCTTTAACTTGTGCAACACGCCAGCAACAACTGCCCAGAAAGTAATTTCTGCAAAGATAACATACAAGAGAGTTCCCACACTCTCTGACTTCCAAACATTCACAAACACATGTTTCTTGATCCAATGTACCTGATTTATATTTCCATTTATAAAATGAAAACATATCAAAAAATTTTGATAATTAAGACAGACTATATATAATGgaaataatatgtttttataatgttttttttgcTTCTTACTAGTGAGTTATTTGGATCTTCATAATACCATCCATTTACAAATCCTTCAAAAATGCCTTGAGCTGCCATCGCAAACACTAACATAGAATTCATTCCCATCCATTCCAAGAACAAGAATGGAGTACGGAACCCCCAAACATCTATCTGTTTCATTATCAAAATGTTTTAAAGAATAACAAGATGCAAAAAAACAAGAAACACTTGAATGATGCTATAAATTTGAAAATTCCCTACCAATATGTAGAGAACAGAGAAGACAATTCCAGCTACTCCGGCTGTCAAACAAACGTAGCTGATGCTATAAAGTTGCTTGTTAATTGGGATAGCTGCagaatattttgtaattttttgttaAGATTTACCTTGAGTGATGGATTTACACAAGTGATTGTTACATTATCTTACCATTTGAAAAGTGAAGGATAATGGCGATTATGAGTAACACAAACCCCATCGAGACCCAATGTTTGAGCCTCTCTGAATGACCCTGCCATAATAAGATTTATTCTGTTTTAGGCATTTCatgaatttaataaaaaattatagaatAAAGGTTGTTGTGTGTAAAATATAACTTAGGGTGAGATTTTGTCACCTTGAAATGAATCAAGACGTGCCCGTAATGGATGCCTATGGTGCCAGAGAGGATTGCTGATATGGAACTAggtaaaaaaacacttaaaatataaaCATCTTGATACACACTCTAGTACCAGAAGATAGAACTAAAGAAAATACAAAGGCAAACCTCAACAAGCCCTCAGGCTCAGAGGGAGCTAGACACCAACTTGGAGCATCTTCACGAAGTGGACCTTTATATGGTGCATTGAATGTGCATTCCTTCAAAACAAAacgaaaatattataaatatcctCATCATTCTCCAAGACCAAAATTTCTTCTTACAAGACTAGTATTTGTCTCCTCAGAACTCACCTTCAGCTTTCTCCAAACACGATGCGAATAAAAATGGTTAACTCCCAGAACTTGCCTATCCACATATCCAACAGCGTTACATCCAGGGCCAAGGTGTCCTCTCACCCCACATTTGACCTAATAAAAGGAAGGAAGAATaacatattaaaaatgaaagcttTAAGTAACAATTTAGACATTAGAGATAGATAGTGAACATACTGTGTATCGCTTTGGTTCGTCACCGATAATATGATCTACGAAACTCCAATCTGGAACGTAGAGTGTGAAAGTTGTGATCATGTAAATGAGAAATGCCATAAAGCCTCCAAACCTAAGTCacacatatataaatatatatactattaattaaAGCAAGTTGACAATTTTCACTAACCAATATAAAAAACTATCAATTTATAGTTGTAAATGTGAAAAACTTACCATTGCCATTTATAGGCTTTGAAAATGGCTATGCGTCCAGAAGTCAAGGTAGTGGGTCTAAGCTTTGTGGTAAATGTCTCTATTAGAGCCACAACACAATACACAAAACCTATTCTCTGCACACACATTCAAAATTGCATTGAATATGATTATTTTGCACTAATCCTCgcataatattaaatttaattatttatacctGAAGAATGCCACACCATCTAATCAATTTCAAGTTGACTCCATAAGACAGGTCATCAGGGGCATGAGAAAATCCACCTGTACTCAAATACTATCTTATTGCACCTATTTTcccttaataattaatttaaaatttagttTAAACGTATATAGTGAAATTGAGAAGTTTTGCTTACCTTGCAAAAGTATACCCCAAAACAGAAGCTGCAATGTCCTTACCATTATCTTCTTCACAACATATTTTATCTTCTCTACTCTCTTTAGTGCAAGGGCTATGGAAATACCAACCATAAAAAGAAAGGAAGGCATAACAAAATCAGACAAAGCACATCCATTCCACGGCGCGTGATTGATGCTTGGATAAACTCCACCAGCTTTGTCTACCAGTATCATTATCTAGCCCAGAAAAAACATACATTcattaattaattcaaaaataaaagattttagACAATGGTTACATTACACTAACTAACTAACCACTAAGGTAAGGCCCCTAAATGCATCGAGTGTTGCAATCCTTTTTGTCTTTTGCTTAACCATTATGTTTGTCTCATGCTCATCAATATTAACATCTTCATTGATGTTGCTTGTTTCTTCCTTCTTCAACACATCATCATCTTTAGCATTGAGTCCTTCTTCCATTCTCTTACCATCTTCATCCATGGCTAAAATAGTTAGCGATCAAATATATTCAACAAAGTCGGCTGTGAAGTCAATATTAAGATAGCTTAGCAGctacatctataatataagaaaatttgttgttctggaaatcacaaaaatatcctttgattatcttagtctaaattaataattttggggtaaaaaaagtctttttttagttttttctaactcactttttcacttttcactttctaACTCATTTTTCgctttccaactcacttttcacctttcactttttcacttttcactttttatattattattattattattattattattattattattattattattattattattattattattattattattattattattattatttctaataaattattaatcaaaatatttcaataaatatttttttaatcaaaaaattattAAGATCATTTCAAATGattgttaatttatatttaaaatagcatttaatttttaaaaattaactttagtaattgaataataataaagaaaaatctatctataatataaaaaaatttg
The Vicia villosa cultivar HV-30 ecotype Madison, WI linkage group LG6, Vvil1.0, whole genome shotgun sequence genome window above contains:
- the LOC131612554 gene encoding uncharacterized protein LOC131612554 — translated: MDEDGKRMEEGLNAKDDDVLKKEETSNINEDVNIDEHETNIMVKQKTKRIATLDAFRGLTLVIMILVDKAGGVYPSINHAPWNGCALSDFVMPSFLFMVGISIALALKRVEKIKYVVKKIMVRTLQLLFWGILLQGGFSHAPDDLSYGVNLKLIRWCGILQRIGFVYCVVALIETFTTKLRPTTLTSGRIAIFKAYKWQWFGGFMAFLIYMITTFTLYVPDWSFVDHIIGDEPKRYTVKCGVRGHLGPGCNAVGYVDRQVLGVNHFYSHRVWRKLKECTFNAPYKGPLREDAPSWCLAPSEPEGLLSSISAILSGTIGIHYGHVLIHFKGHSERLKHWVSMGFVLLIIAIILHFSNAIPINKQLYSISYVCLTAGVAGIVFSVLYILIDVWGFRTPFLFLEWMGMNSMLVFAMAAQGIFEGFVNGWYYEDPNNSLVHWIKKHVFVNVWKSESVGTLLYVIFAEITFWAVVAGVLHKLKIYWKL